Genomic DNA from Myxococcales bacterium:
CCGATACCACCGGCACGGTGGTCAGCTCGCGCGTCGCCGTCCATGGCTACGAACTTGGCGCCGCCGATATAAAAGTTCGAGCGCACGGTTACAAGTCGCGGATGGGCGATCCAGGCCTGCCCGACGACTATCGCGCCACTTACTCGCAGCTAGTTTTTGGCGTGATGTTGCAGCGCCATTCGTGGGGGATTTTCTGGCGCCTATTCTTGGCGCTCTATATTTCGGTCGGTCTCGCCTTGCTCGGGCTCTTGCTGCACTCCGTCGGCGAGCGGCTTGCCATGGCGGGCACCGCCCTATTTGTCGCCATCATCAATGCCGAGACCATTGCGCCGCTGGTGCCCGAGACGGCCTCGGCGACCTTTGTCGACATCGTCAATGCGGTCGGCTATGTCGCCATCTGCATCGTCATCGTGCAGGGCATCATCTCGCAACGCTACTTCGCTCCTCGCGCGCAGCGGCGGCACGCGAGCCACCTATTCGACATCTTGACCTTGGCCGTTGTAACGGCCGCATATGTGGGCCTTAACATCGCGGTACTAGCCGCGACGTAAGCCTGCGCCTCACTGCATCGCGGCACTAGGGCTTACGCAGGATCATCAAGTAATCATATTGCCGCGAGGAAATTTCATCGGCGATCGCATCGTCGCTCGCATCGACGATCGGCCGCACCGAGGCAATCTTCTTGATGCCCCGGCGCTGGGCACGTGCGGGCACCCCGAGCGCATGGCAATGGCCGGTACCAGCAAGCACGATGACGCGCCGGTTCTTGTCGAGCCGCAGCCATTTGGTCGCGCCCTCGGCCATGGTCTCATCCCAGATTTCCTGCACCTGATAGTAGCGATGGCCACGCCCCGGCGTCTTGCTGCCTGCCTCATCGGTTGTGTCTGCCTCCGCACCGCCAGTCGTCGGATGGCCCAGGCCCATCATCTGCTGCCAAAACCACGTCTCATGCGCGGGCAAGGCTACGATGGGCGGCAGCTGCGCCTTCTCATCAGCCGACAGCGCCTCGAGCCCATCTCGCACCACGCGCCGGGTCAGCTCGCGCGGCGCATTGAGCGCTAGCAGCTTGATCCTGGTCGCGATCGCGGTGGCGAGGATTGGTTGATAGAAGCCAAAATCGTAGCCCCATCGCGTGGTCCATCCACTGCGGGTTAGAAAGGTGGCGACGTCGATCGCCTTGGCCTCGTAGTCATCGAGTACGCCCTGAAACGGCGCCTGCACCATTTCCAGCCCAAGCGCGAGGCTGCCCGGAATTGCGCCAATGCTGAGGTTCTTCACCAACTCGCGCTGCGCCCAGTGATGGCGGACGTCATCGTGTTCTTCACCAATGCACACCAGTTGTACCGAGCTAAGCTGCGCGAAAGCGGTCGGTGTGTCGATGCTGCGACCCGTCTTGCCGTCGATGAATGCATAGCTCATCGCGGCTTTCTCGAATTGCTCCGGCGTGATCGGCGGCGCGGCCGCCTTGGCCGGTTGGGTTGCCTTTGCCGCGGCCTTGGGCTCGCCGGCGACAGGCGTGGCGGTGGGTAGTCGCGCGCCATCCGCTGCTGGCTCGGCCGCCGCCGACGCAGTTGGCGCCGGACCTCGGGCCGCAGGGCGCGAGCCAACCATCGATTTGCAGCCGAGCAAGCCGCTCGCAAGCGCGCACAAAGAAATGGCAGTTATCGTCGGGCGCGGCATAGGCTTTTATTCTACGCTGCCCGCGCGCGCGCTGCACGCTACATGCGCGAACCACAATGTCGGACACCTACCACCTCAACGCCGACCCCACGTGGTTGACCACGACGCCGGGCGTAGGGGGACAAATCAAGACCTCACCCGAGGACTTTGTGGTTATAGAAGAAGGCGGGCCCGAGGCCAGCGGGCGCGGCGATCACTGGCTGGTGCGCGTGCAAAAGCGCAATGTCACCACGCCCTTTGCCATGAAGCAGCTCGCGCGCGCCCTCGACATCTCCGATCGCGACATTGGCTACGCGGGGATGAAAGACAAGCTCGCGCTCACCACCCAGCAGCTAACGCTCCCTGCCAAGTCAGTGACCGCCGCGCAATTGGCGGCTATCCGTATTCCGGACATCGAGGTGCTCGATGCCAAGCTGCATAGCACCAAGCTCCGGCTCGGCCACCTGGCGGGTAATCGCTTCGTCATCGCGGTGCGCGGCCTGGCCGACGCGGACGCCGCGCTCGCGCACGCCTCGCGCGCGCTTGCCGAGCTGGCCGCGCCGCCGGGCGTGCCTAATTGGTTTGGCGGGCAGCGCTTTGGCAGCGACCTCGATAATCATATCGTCGCGCGCGACATGTTAACCGGCGCGCTGCCGTGGCCGCTCGATCGGCGCAAGGCGCGCTTTTTTGCGTCGTCGCTGCAGTCGCATTGGTTCAACGCGTGGCTGCGCGCGCGCCTTGCCGATGGCCTCTTCGCCACGGTGCTTGGCGGCGACTGGCTCAAAAAGCATGCGGGCGGCCAGTTTACCGCGGAGGATGCCATCGCCGAAACGGCGCGGCTGCGTGGCGACGAGCTGGCAATTATGGGGCCGATGTTTGGTGCCGAGATGCGCCCCTCACCGCCAGGGAGCGACGCCGCGGGGCGCGAAGCGGCCATTCTCGCCGCCGCCGACGTGACGCCAACGAACCTGCTCGCCATGGCCCGGCATGCGCCGGGCGCGCGTCGCCCCTCCTCGTTTGCGCTGCGCCAAGCGAGCGCTCGCCACCTCGCACCCGATGCGATCGAACTTTCGTTTTGGTTGCCTAGCGGGGCCTATGCCACCGTGGTAATGGCCGAGGTGCAGAAGCCGGCGCGCGCCGCCCTGGACTCGCTGCGAGGAGAATCCAACGATGAGTCAAACGCGTGACTACGGGGCGCTCAGCCCTATTGACCTGTATTTCGCCAACACACCAAATGGACAAAAGATTGTCATTGGGTGCGAGGAAATGGGCGTAACCTACAAGCTGCACCGGATTAGCTTTGCCAACAAAGACCAGTTCACGCCCGAGTTTTTGGCGATCAGTCCGAACAATAAGATTCCCGCCATTGTCGACCCCACCGGGCCAGATGGCGCGCCCTTGGCGTTGTTCGAATCGGGCGCGATTCTGCAATATCTCGGCAACAAGACCGGGCTTTATTACCCAACCGCAGCGCGCGCGCGCGCGACTTGCGAGCAGTGGCTCTACTGGCAGATGGCGGGGCTGGGGCCCATGTCCGGGCAAGCGATGCATTTCGTTAAGTTCGCGCCCGAACGCGTGCCTTATGGCATCGAGCGCTACACGACTGAAGTGCGGCGGCTCTACGGCGTGCTCAACCAACAACTAGGGGGCCACGAATTTATCGCGGGCGATTATTCGATCGCAGACATCGCGGCCTATCCATGGGTGGTGCCCCACGCCGCCATTGGGCTCGACCTAGCGGATTTTCCGCACATCGCGCGTTGGCTCGGCGAGCTTGGCCGTCGCCCCGCCGTGGCACGCGGCATGTCCATGTAGGTAACTGCGCACAGCCACAGCCTGGCAAAATTGTCGCGATTGCTTGGAAGCCGTGGCGCCATGCGCCTTGGCTCTAACAATCTCAAGTAGAATAGATCTCGATGAGTCGCCGAGTAACGCGAGCGCCAATTGCCACGCCGGCCGCCTTGTATTTCATGGCTGCGATGATAACCGCGGCCTTTGCGGTTTCGCCGACGTCCAGCTGGGCTCAACCGCAGGCGCCGTACGACCCAGCGGTCGCGTTGCAGACGCTTGAGTTGCCGCCCGGCCCGCGGTCGTTTTGTCCGTCGACGACGGCCCTGTCGCGGCACCCAAACAGCTTAGCGTTGATGTCCTGGTGACCTATCTGACCAATCCGTTGGTCGTCTACACCTTGCGCGATGGCGAATTGGCCAAGGAACGCGCCGTGGTTGTCGAATCGATCGCCGCGGGTGAGTTGACATTTGCGTATGGCGTGGCGCGGCGACTGCAGCTTGGCGCGGCGTTGCCGATCACCTTCTCGATGCGCGGGCAGGGCCTCTCTCCAAACGACGCGAGGCCGTTGCCGGGGGGGCTCAGCATCTCTGGGCTGGGCGACGCCCGCCTTGAAGCCAAGTATCAATTGGTGCACAAGCATCACTTTGCGATTGCGGGCGCCGCCGGCCTTGGCGCGCCGAGCAGCTTTGGCAATGGCGACTCCGAATTCTTGGGCGATAACTTCGTCAGCGGTCGCGTTCGGCTAGGCATGCACTGGTCGAGCCGAGGCGGCGGCTTTATCATCGGTGCCCACGGCGGATTTATCGGGCGCAAGACGCGCGAGATCTACGCGGTGCGCGTTGGCTCGCAATTTACCTGGGCGGCCGGGGTGGCCTTTCGCATCACAGATCAATTTTCCCTATTTGGCGAAGGCTTTGGCCGCACCGATTTGGATCTGAATTATGAAAATTCCCCCATCGAGGCCGGTGGCGGCCTGCGGCTGCGCATGGGCACGTCGCTGACGTTTAGCGCCGGCGGCAGCACGGGCGTTTACGGCGGCATCGGCGCGCCCGACCTGCGGGTGTTTACCTCGCTAGGGTGGGCGCCAGATACGGGCGATCGCGACGGCGACGGCGTGCCAAATGCCATCGACAAGTGCGTCAGCCTGGCGGAAGACTTCGACGGCTTTAAGGACAGCGATGGTTGTCCCGATCCGGACAACGACGGCGACCTCAAGCTCGATGGCACCGACAAATGCCCCACCGATGCCGAGGATAGCGACGGCTACCAAGACGAAGATGGCTGCCCCGATCCGGACAACGACGGCGACGGCATCATGGATCGCGACGATCAATGCGTCGACGAAAAAGAAGACGGCAAGGTGCCGCACACCAAGGATGGTTGTCCGTTTGACAAGCGCGACACCGACAGCGACATGCTGCCCGACTATCTCGATGCGTGCCCTGATCAAGAGGAAGACATGGACGGGTTCGAGGACGCCGACGGCTGCCCTGAGCTCGACAACGACAAAGACGGCATCGACGATGTCGACGATGGCTGCCCGCTGTGTCCCGAGGATGCCGATGGCGTCAATGACGGCGACGGCTGCCCTGAGCTAGACAACGACGGCGACGGCGTCATCGACGCCAAGGACATGTGTGACGGCGAGGCCGAGACGGTCAATGGCATCGACGACTTTGACGGCTGTGCTGATGAAGGCGGCGCCGAGTTGGCGAGCTTTGATGGGAGCCGCATCATCCTGGTGCGCACGCCCGAATTTGCCAAGACCTCGCTTGGCCGTGTCGGCGCTTTGGTGATGGATCAGGTCGCGCTCATCATGGTGCGCGAGCATACCGTGACCAAATGGACCATTGCGGTCTCGACGCGCAGCAAGGTAGACGCCGAAAACGTGGCCAGGCGCTGGTCGAGCATCTCGCGGCGCGCGGCGTGCCGGCAACGCGGCTTTCGGTGGTGGCCGCGGCAGGTGCCGATCAGGTCGGCATCCTCGCACGCGAAAAAAATGAACCCGTCGAGGGCGCCGTGCCGACATACTGCCCCGCGGAGCTGCAGGTTAAGCCTCAGGCGCAGCCCGTAGCGCCGGTGGGGGGGCAGCCCGTCACGCCTGCGCCCGTGCCATAGGCGGCTGCCTTAAGGACACGCTCGTCGGGCCGCCCAACATTGTCGGTGCGCGGCGCGCGGCGCGTGGTACAACCCGCGCATGCAAGGCAAGGCGCGCGAGGTCCTCGATGCACGTTGCGCGTCAGGGGGCGTCGGGTTGCTCGTCGCCGGATGCCTCGCGCTGGCGTCGTCGGGGTGTCCCGCACCGGCGGGTGGTGACCCGGATGCGGCCTTGCCCGACGCGCCCGTAGTGCCGCCACGCGAGCCCATCTTTGATGCCTATGGCAGCCCGTCGGCGTTTGACGTCGCGACGTGGAATATCGAAGGCTTTCCCAAGAGCGCCTCAACGGTGGCTATCGCCAGCGTCACCAATTTTGACGCCCTCATGGAGGGGCTGCCTGACTACGAGGCGGTGTTATCGACCCATCGCTACGCGCCAAATTCCTATCAAAAAACTGGGCTCATCGCGCGCAAAGACGTCATCACAATTCGAGGCAGTGAGCTCATCTTGGTCGACCAGTCGGCGTCCATGCCGCGGCCGCCTTTGCGCGTTGCGCTGACCTATAACGGCCCCGATGGCGCCTTTGAATTTGACGCCATCATCATTCATCTCAAGGCTGGTTTTACGGCGCAAGATCGGCAGCAACGCGAAACCTCGATCTCGCTGCTCGATATCTATATTCGCGACCGTCTTGACGCGAATGCGAACGATCGCATCGTGCTGCTTGGCGATTTCAACACCGATCCATCGGAGTCGAGCGGCGATGAAATTCTCGCCCCCATTACCGACGGCAGCGAGCTTTATCAGTTTCCCACCAAGGCCCCCGCCGAAGCCGGCGACTACTCGTTTTTGCCGTCCCAGGCGATGCTAGACCACGTCGTATTCGCCGGCGATTTCGCCGCGGGGGCCACGGCCCAAGTGGCAGAGATCGACGACCAGTTTATTAACTTCGAAGACACCGTTAGCGATCATCGCCCCGTCGTCGCCGGCTTTGCGCCGTAGCGGTAGGACAGGCTACCGGCAGGTGGGCGCTCCCCCCTTAGGAGAATCCAAGCAGTCGGCCGCCTTGGTAAACGGCAAAGCTCGCCAGCCACGCCATGCCCGTCATATACAGCAGAACAAACATCGGCCAGCGATAGCCTTGGGTCTCGCGCTTGAGCACCGCCAGCGTTGAGATGCATTGCATGGCGAGCGCAAAAAACACCATCAGGCTGATGCCGACCAGCGGCGTAAACAACTTCGAGCCATCCTCGCGGCGCTCGGCGTGCATCGCGTCGCGCAGCGAGGTGCTGTGCTCATCGACCTCGCCGCCGACGCTGTAGACGACGCCCATCGTCGAGACAAACACCTCGCGCGCCGCAAACGCGCCGAGCAGGCCGACGCCGATCTTCCAATCAAAGCCGAGCGGCTCGATCGCCGGCTCGATGAAGTGTCCGAGCCGACCAGCATAGCTGTGGCGCAGCTGATAGCTCTGGGCGTACGCCGCAGGATCGAGATTGACCGGCATGACCGACGCGGGCGGGGCCTCAAGCGAAGGCGGCACGTCGCTACGTGGGAACGTCAGCAGCACCCACAGCCCAATCGTGCATGCAAAGATAACGGTACCCGCCTCGGTGAGAAACATGCGCGATCGCTCCCACATCTGGCGCAGCACGTCGCGCAGCCCTGGCATTCGATAGGGCGGCAGCTCGATGATAAAGGGCAGCCGCTTGGCCCGCAGCGGTTTTACCGTGCGCGACAAGACGAAGGCCGCCAGCAGCGACATCACGATCGAAAACAAATACATCGCCACCATCAGCAGCGACTGGGTGAATTTTTGCCCGACGAAGAGCGCGCCAATAATAAGGCTATAGACCGGCAGCCGGGCCGAGCAGGTCATGAGCGGAATCACCGCCATGGTGAGAATGCGGTCGCGTTGGCGTTCCATGGTGCGTGTCGCCATGATCGCGGGCACCGCGCAGGCAAAACCCGACAGCATCGGCACGAACGCCTTGCCGTGCAGGTTCATCGTGCGCATCACGCGATCCATCAGATACGCGACGCGCGCGAGATAGCCCGAGTCTTCGAGCACGCCGAGAAACAGAAACAGCAGCAGAATCTGCGGCAGAAACACCAAGACCGAACCAACGCCGCCAATCACCGCGTCGACGACGAAGTCCGCCGCAAGCCCTTGGCCCATCGCCGCGCGCACTGCGTCGCCGAGCATGGCCTGGCCGCCCTCGATGGTCGCGATCGCCGGATCGGCCCATGCAAAGAGCGACATGAACACGACAAACATGATGGCAATGAAGACCGCCATGCCGGCGAAGCGATTGAGCAGCACCGCGTCGATGCGATCGGCGCGCGTCTGCACGCGCGTTGGGGGCGCGACAAAGAGAGGCGCCAAGTTGGCGTCGAGCCATGCCCATCGCGCCTGCGCCACTTCGCCATCGATCGCAGGGCCATGCGCGGCGTGGGACGTGACCGCGGCCAGCAAGGGCGGCGAGACATGGCGCAGCCTATCGGCATCGGCGTCGTGGTCGTTGTCGACGCTTTGCAGGGCCCAGAGCGCCATCGCCCGCGCGTCGCGAGCGGAGGCGAGCGAGGTGGGCAAGTGCGGCACGACGTCGTCAATCATGGCCGCGAGCGCGGGCGACGGCTGCCAACGCCACTTCGGCTCCGGTGGCGGCTCGCCCGCGACGCGCACCATCGCGCGGGTTAACGTATCGAGGCCGCGGCCTTCGCGCGCCGCGACGGCAATCACCTCGCAGCCAAGCGCCGCAGCGATTGCGCGCGTATCAGGGACGTGCGCCGCCTCGTCGGCGAGCGTGAGCGCGACCACGATGGGGACGCCAAATTCCTGCAGCTGCATCGCGAAATACAAGCCCCGCAGCGCCTGGCTGGTCTCAACGCAAACCACCACGGCAGCGGGCGGCGCGCTGCCAAGGCCCAAGATACGCTCGATGGCGATTTGCTCTTCGCCGGTGCGCGCCACCAAGCTATAGGTGCCGGGAATGTCGACCAATTCGAGTTCGGGATGGCCGCGCAAGTCGGCGCGGCGCTCCTCGACCGTGATGCCGGGGTAGTTGCCGATGCGGACGCGCTTGCCGGTCAGCGCCTGAAACAGCGTGGACTTCCCCGAGTTGGGGTTGCCGGCAATGGCTATGGCCCGAGTCACGTCGCGCTCATCTCGACAATGATATTTTTCGCCTCGACGCGCCGCACCGAGAGGCGGGTCTTGCGCGCCTCAAATTCGATCGGGCAGCCGAGCGGCGCAATATGTGCCACACAAATTTCTGTGCCCGGCACGATGCCCATTTCCAGCAGCCGGCGACGAAACGTCCGCGCGCCGTGGATCGCCACCACCTTCATCGCCTGGTAGGGCTTTGCGTCGGCGAGCGAATTCATGTAGGCACACTAGCATAATGAAAATTGTTTTCAAGTTGGCGTCTAGGCTATAGGGTACGGATATCATTGCTGATTCGGCCGAGATCGGGGGCGCCCTAGGCAAAGTGTCGCGCCTACGGCCGATTGTGAGTATCCTTAATAGAGGAGGACGGAGCCACCGAGCCATTTCCGCGACGACATGACCACGCAAGCCCAGACCCTGCTGTTATCTCAGGGCTACGAGCCGATCAAAATTATCTCGTGGCAGCGCGCCATCACGTTGTTTTTTCTCGGCAAGGTCGAGGTCGTCGAGGAATACGACGCCGACATTCGCTCGGTGAGCTTGGTGATCAAGGTGCCCGCGGTGGTGCGCCTGCTCAAGGCGTTTCGTCGGCCGAATCGCCCCGTGCGCTTCTCGCGCGTTAACATTTACGCGCGCGACGGCTACAAATGCCAATACTGCGGCGTGCGCGCGGGCCTCCGCGAGTTGACCTACGACCACGTGGTGCCGCGCTCGCGCGGTGGCGTCACCGATTGGGAAAACATCGTGACGTGCTGCTATCGCTGCAATCGCGACAAAGGAGGCCGCACGCCCAAGGAGGCCGGCATGGCGCTTTTGTCAACGCCGCGCCAACCCGCATGGGTGCCCGCGGTATCTATCCGGGTCAGCCTGCGTTCGGTGCCAGATGCGTGGCGCGACTACCTGTATTGGACGTCCGCGCTTGATACCGACGAGTGAGCCGGTATGGTCATAACATGACCAAGTGGGCCGCGCCAATCTCGCAGATCGTTACGCCCCTGGAGGCCGTGGTCGCGGCGGCGCTATCGCAGGCGAGGGTGCTCGGCATCAACGAGCGAACGCTCGACGCGCACCAACCCTTGGTAGTCGCGCTCGCGTATGCGGCGACTGAGCTCGAAGTGGTGCGCCATCTTGTGACGGCACATGGCGCGCTAAGTGGCGCCGCGCGCATGGCCGAGGGCGATAGGCGCGACTTGGCGCAAGGGTATCGGGTGGCGATCGCCCGCGTGGCACGGCGCAGCCGCGATCGTTTGCACGCCGTGGCGTATGAACTCGGCGACGAGGCGAAGCTGGGCACGGCGCTGGCCGCGGTGACGGCGCCAGCCTTCGGCCAGGCGTTGCAACAGCTCGCCTCACACGCCGAGCTCACGAGCTTTGGCGAGCGCATCATCGCGCGCCGCGGTCAGGTGCCCGCGCACGACGACGAGACCACCGGCGACGTGCGGGCCTCGGTGCGGCAGTTTGCCAACAAGACCGTCGCGCCGATCGCCGCGCAACTCCATTTACAAGACCTCCTGGTGCCGGACGCGTTGCTAAGCGCCATGGCCGAGCTTGGTTATTTTGGCCTCTCGGTACCCGAGCGCTTCGGCGGCAATGAAATGGGTCATTTGGCGATGATCGTCACCACCGAGGAACTCTCGCGTGGCTCGCTTGCCGGCGGCGGCTCGCTGATCACGCGGCCCGAGATTCTTGCCAAGGCGCTGGTGCACGGCGGCAGCGCGGCGCAACAAGCAACCTGGTTGCCGCTAATTGCCAGCGGCAAAAAGATGGTCGCTATCTCCGTCACCGAGCCCGACATTGGCTCGGACGTCGCGTCGCTGCGCTGCCGCGCTGAGGCGACCACGGTCGAGGGCGTCGCGGGTTATTCAATTAGCGGCGCCAAGGCGTGGTGCACGTTTGCCGGGCGCGCCGATATCATCGCGCTGCTGGCGCGCACCGATGCCGACGCCAGCAAGGGCGCCAAGGGCCTATCGCTGTTCATCGTCGAGAAACCGCCGTTTGCTGGCCACGCCTTCGAGCTGGCGCAACCGGGTGGCGGCACCTTGCACGGCCAGGCGGACCACACGCCGGGCTATCGCGGCATGCATTCGTTTTCGCTCGCATTTGACAAGTGGTTCGTGCCGGCGACGCATCTGGTTGGCGAGGCCGCCGGCGTCGGCCGCGGCTTTTACTTGCAGATGGCCGGCTTTGCGGCGGGTCGCTTGCAAACTGGTGGTCGCGCCTGCGGCCTCATGCAGGCGGCGCTTGAAGCTACCTGCGGCTACGTTGCGGATCGCGCCCAATTTGGCCAGCCGCTCGCAACCTTTGGCTTGACGCAGGCATCCATCGCCGAAATGGCGAGCAGCCTGATTGCGGCGCGCGCCATCACCTATGTAGCGGCGCAGGCCATGGACGTCGATGAGCGCGCCGCCTCGATCTTGGCCGCGGGGGCCAAGCTCTTTGCCTGCGATGCCGCGGTCGAGTGCACCCAAATGGGCCAAGTCCTCCACGGCGGCTGGGGGTATGCCGAGGAATACGCGATTAGCCGCCACGTCGCCGATGCGCTAGTGCTGCCGATCTTTGAGGGCGTGCGCCCAGTGCTGATTCTCAAGGTCATCGCGCGCGGGCTATTTTCCGCGGCATAGATCGCAGCCGCCATGTAGGTATATATG
This window encodes:
- a CDS encoding ChaN family lipoprotein, encoding MPRPTITAISLCALASGLLGCKSMVGSRPAARGPAPTASAAAEPAADGARLPTATPVAGEPKAAAKATQPAKAAAPPITPEQFEKAAMSYAFIDGKTGRSIDTPTAFAQLSSVQLVCIGEEHDDVRHHWAQRELVKNLSIGAIPGSLALGLEMVQAPFQGVLDDYEAKAIDVATFLTRSGWTTRWGYDFGFYQPILATAIATRIKLLALNAPRELTRRVVRDGLEALSADEKAQLPPIVALPAHETWFWQQMMGLGHPTTGGAEADTTDEAGSKTPGRGHRYYQVQEIWDETMAEGATKWLRLDKNRRVIVLAGTGHCHALGVPARAQRRGIKKIASVRPIVDASDDAIADEISSRQYDYLMILRKP
- a CDS encoding glutathione S-transferase N-terminal domain-containing protein, with product MSQTRDYGALSPIDLYFANTPNGQKIVIGCEEMGVTYKLHRISFANKDQFTPEFLAISPNNKIPAIVDPTGPDGAPLALFESGAILQYLGNKTGLYYPTAARARATCEQWLYWQMAGLGPMSGQAMHFVKFAPERVPYGIERYTTEVRRLYGVLNQQLGGHEFIAGDYSIADIAAYPWVVPHAAIGLDLADFPHIARWLGELGRRPAVARGMSM
- the feoB gene encoding ferrous iron transport protein B — translated: MTRAIAIAGNPNSGKSTLFQALTGKRVRIGNYPGITVEERRADLRGHPELELVDIPGTYSLVARTGEEQIAIERILGLGSAPPAAVVVCVETSQALRGLYFAMQLQEFGVPIVVALTLADEAAHVPDTRAIAAALGCEVIAVAAREGRGLDTLTRAMVRVAGEPPPEPKWRWQPSPALAAMIDDVVPHLPTSLASARDARAMALWALQSVDNDHDADADRLRHVSPPLLAAVTSHAAHGPAIDGEVAQARWAWLDANLAPLFVAPPTRVQTRADRIDAVLLNRFAGMAVFIAIMFVVFMSLFAWADPAIATIEGGQAMLGDAVRAAMGQGLAADFVVDAVIGGVGSVLVFLPQILLLFLFLGVLEDSGYLARVAYLMDRVMRTMNLHGKAFVPMLSGFACAVPAIMATRTMERQRDRILTMAVIPLMTCSARLPVYSLIIGALFVGQKFTQSLLMVAMYLFSIVMSLLAAFVLSRTVKPLRAKRLPFIIELPPYRMPGLRDVLRQMWERSRMFLTEAGTVIFACTIGLWVLLTFPRSDVPPSLEAPPASVMPVNLDPAAYAQSYQLRHSYAGRLGHFIEPAIEPLGFDWKIGVGLLGAFAAREVFVSTMGVVYSVGGEVDEHSTSLRDAMHAERREDGSKLFTPLVGISLMVFFALAMQCISTLAVLKRETQGYRWPMFVLLYMTGMAWLASFAVYQGGRLLGFS
- a CDS encoding acyl-CoA/acyl-ACP dehydrogenase; this encodes MTKWAAPISQIVTPLEAVVAAALSQARVLGINERTLDAHQPLVVALAYAATELEVVRHLVTAHGALSGAARMAEGDRRDLAQGYRVAIARVARRSRDRLHAVAYELGDEAKLGTALAAVTAPAFGQALQQLASHAELTSFGERIIARRGQVPAHDDETTGDVRASVRQFANKTVAPIAAQLHLQDLLVPDALLSAMAELGYFGLSVPERFGGNEMGHLAMIVTTEELSRGSLAGGGSLITRPEILAKALVHGGSAAQQATWLPLIASGKKMVAISVTEPDIGSDVASLRCRAEATTVEGVAGYSISGAKAWCTFAGRADIIALLARTDADASKGAKGLSLFIVEKPPFAGHAFELAQPGGGTLHGQADHTPGYRGMHSFSLAFDKWFVPATHLVGEAAGVGRGFYLQMAGFAAGRLQTGGRACGLMQAALEATCGYVADRAQFGQPLATFGLTQASIAEMASSLIAARAITYVAAQAMDVDERAASILAAGAKLFACDAAVECTQMGQVLHGGWGYAEEYAISRHVADALVLPIFEGVRPVLILKVIARGLFSAA
- a CDS encoding ferrous iron transport protein A; translation: MNSLADAKPYQAMKVVAIHGARTFRRRLLEMGIVPGTEICVAHIAPLGCPIEFEARKTRLSVRRVEAKNIIVEMSAT
- a CDS encoding HNH endonuclease, whose amino-acid sequence is MTTQAQTLLLSQGYEPIKIISWQRAITLFFLGKVEVVEEYDADIRSVSLVIKVPAVVRLLKAFRRPNRPVRFSRVNIYARDGYKCQYCGVRAGLRELTYDHVVPRSRGGVTDWENIVTCCYRCNRDKGGRTPKEAGMALLSTPRQPAWVPAVSIRVSLRSVPDAWRDYLYWTSALDTDE
- a CDS encoding tRNA pseudouridine(13) synthase TruD, giving the protein MSDTYHLNADPTWLTTTPGVGGQIKTSPEDFVVIEEGGPEASGRGDHWLVRVQKRNVTTPFAMKQLARALDISDRDIGYAGMKDKLALTTQQLTLPAKSVTAAQLAAIRIPDIEVLDAKLHSTKLRLGHLAGNRFVIAVRGLADADAALAHASRALAELAAPPGVPNWFGGQRFGSDLDNHIVARDMLTGALPWPLDRRKARFFASSLQSHWFNAWLRARLADGLFATVLGGDWLKKHAGGQFTAEDAIAETARLRGDELAIMGPMFGAEMRPSPPGSDAAGREAAILAAADVTPTNLLAMARHAPGARRPSSFALRQASARHLAPDAIELSFWLPSGAYATVVMAEVQKPARAALDSLRGESNDESNA